TGCAAGGATCGTATCATTGCTCGTGCACACAATCTTACTGAGACCCTTTGTGATGTCACTGCTCATGCGGAGATGCAGGCTATAACGATGGCTGCTAATGAGCTTGGCGGTAAGTATCTCACTGATTGCACGCTTTATGTCACCGTAGAACCGTGTCCTATGTGTGCTGGCGCTATTGGCTGGGCTCAGGTGCCACGCATCGTTTATGGTGCTCCTGATGAGAAGCGTGGCTTCCGTCGTTTTGCTCCGGATGTGCTTCATCCAAAGGCAACTGTCGTCGGCGGGGTGCTTGAAGATGAGTGTCGCGAGATTATGCAACAGTTCTTCAAGAACAAACGATAAACAAAAAAGAGTTCCCCAATGCGAGGAACTCTTAAAGTATTGTTGAATTAGTCAATTACTGAGCGAGCTTACCGTCAGAACCGAGTACGTTCACAATCTTGTGGATGTACATCTTCTTCATGTTCTCACGAGCAGGCTTCAGATACTGACGAGGATCGAAGTCTCCAGGATGCTCAGCCAGATGCTTGCGGATAGCAGCAGTCATAGCGAGACGAGAGTCAGAGTCGATGTTGATCTTGCAAACAGCGCTCTTTGAAGCCTCACGCAGTTGCTCCTCGGGGATACCGATAGCAGCCTCGAGGTGACCACCGTACTTGTTGATGGTGTTGACCTCTTCCATAGGAACTGAAGAAGAACCGTGGAGCACGATGGGGAATCCAGGAAGCTTCTTCTCGATCTCATGCAGGATGTCGAATGCCAATGGTGGTGGAACGAGCACGCCGTTAACGAGTGTGCACTGCTCTGGGGTGAACTTGTGAGCACCGTGAGAGGTACCGATAGAGATAGCCAGAGAGTCGCAACCTGTGCGGGTAGAGAAGTCGATAACCTCCTCAGGCTTGGTGTAGTGAGACTCTGCAGCAGCAACCTCATCCTCAACACCAGCGAGCACGCCGAGCTCAGCCTCAACTGTTACGTCGAACTGATGAGCATAGTCAACAACCTTCTTTGCCAAAGCGATATTCTCCTCATAAGGCAGAGAAGAACCGTCGATCATCACTGAAGAGAAGCCCATGTCGATACAATCCTTACAGAGCTCGAAGGTGTCACCGTGGTCAAGGTGCAGAACAATCTCAGGATGCTCACAGCCGAGCTCCTTAGCATAAGCTACAGCACCCTCAGCCATGTAGCGCAGGATAGTAGCGTTAGCATAGTTGCGAGCGCCCTTAGAAACCTGCATGATAACTGGAGACTTTGTCTCAACGGCAGCCTGTACGATAGCCTGCATCTGCTCCATAGTGTTGAAGTTGAAAGCGGGGATAGCATAGCCACCAGCCACTGCTCTCTTGAACATCTCGCGGGTATTAACGAGACCCAAATCCTTGTAATTTACCATAATTGTTTTATAATTTAAAAAGATGGATTATAAAATTTGAGCGCAAAATTAGTGAAATCTTTCGAAAATGCGCAAAAAGCGCTGCGGATTTATTGGAATTTTCGGATTTTTTAATCAATCCGTTTCTTCCAATAAGTCCGCAGCTGTTAAATGTAAGATTCAGTTTGCAAAATCAGTTTTCAGCAGCTATTACTCAGCAGGAGCAATGAACTTCCATATGCATGCAGCGAGGACACCGCCTACCAATGGGCCAACGATGAAGACCCAAAGTTCTGCCAGTGCCTGGCCTTGCTCGAACAATGCCGGACCTATTGAGCGGGCTGGGTTTACAGATGTTCCTGTGAAATGAATGCCCACGAGGTGGATGAGTATGAGGCTGAGACCGATGGCAAGGCCTGCGAAGTTGTTTGTCGCTCCGTTAGTCTTCGATGTAGCGCCCAATACTACGAGTACGAAAAGCATGGTGAGCACAATCTCAACGATGAGTCCGTTGGTCGTGCCATAGGCACATGCGTTTGCACCTGTTGCTGTGGTAATGACGGCTGAAGGATCTGTAGCCACGATACCTGCCAGGCAAGCGGCTGCCAGTACGGCACCGATAATTTGGAATACCATGTACATGGCGCAATCCTTAGCACTGATGCCTCCGTTGATGAACACGCCAAGTGTAATGGCTGGATTGATGTGGCAACCTGAGATGCCGCCAATGGTGTAAGCCATAGCAACCACGGCAAGACCGAATGCGATGGCTGTTCCTACTACTGATGCAGTGTCAGATCCGCAACCCAGAGCTACAGCAGCTCCGCAACCCAAGAACGTCAGTACGAATGTACCAACAAGTTCAGCAAAATACTTTTTCATGATAATTTTTTTGTTAATAAAATGATTGGTTAGGTTTTTATAAATTATTGTTCGTTATTGTTTTGCAAGGCAAAAGTACAAAACAATTATAATTTGCCAAAAAAATATTCAAGAAAAAATGTGTTTAGACATAAAAAAAGGGTCACCGCTGTGACCCAACCTTTGTTAACCTTAAATCTAATACTATGAAAAACACGATGCAAAATTAATAGTGTTTTGGGTGTTTTGCAAACAAATTGAAACTTTTTAGTGTACTTTTTATAATTAATTGATATAAATCAATCAAATTTTGTGATAATCGCATTTGTCTTGTCGTTTCGATTCAGCGTTAGTTTTTTCGCTCACTTATTCGTACTTTGAGTTAGCGCTCGAAGGTACTCTCGTTCGGGAATGAAAAGAAAAACAAGTTTTCCTTTTGCATTTCGCTCACTTATTCGTACCTTTGAACTTCGTTCGAAAGTACTTCCGTTCGGAAAAATCAAAAAATATTTTGCTTTTTCGCTCACTTATTCGTACCTTTGCAGCCAGAATTAGAACTAAATTTTTTAAGGTAACTATGATTCTTTTCTTCAAGACTCCACAACAGAGCGTGATAGCCACCGAGGTGGACCATCAGCTCAATCAACAGGAAATCGATGAACTTTGTTGGCTATATGGCGGCGCTACGCTTGAGAAGGCAGACAAACTGACAGGTGTCTTCGTCGGTCCGCGTCGCGAAATGGTGACCCCTTGGTCAACGAATGCTGTTGAGATAACTCAGAATATGGGACTCAGCGGCATTTCTCGTATAGAAGAGTATTTTGCTGTTGCTTCGAAAGATGCCGAGCACGACGAGATGCTTCAGCGCATGTACGAAGGACTGAATCAGGATATATTTACGATTAACATCAAGCCAGAGCCCATCAAATACGTGGATAATCTGGAGGAGTACAACGAGAAAGAGGGCTTGGCTCTCTCTCCTGAGGAGATTGAATACCTCCACGGACTGGAGAAGCAAAACGGTCGTCCTTTGACAGATTCTGAGATTTTCGGTTTTGCCCAGATCAACTCTGAGCACTGCCGCCATAAGATCTTTGGTGGTACGTTCATCATTGATGGTAAGGAGATGGAGAGTTCGCTCTTCGCCATGATTAAGAAGACGACGCAGGAGAACCCCAACAAAATTCTCTCTGCTTATAAGGATAATGTGGCCTTTGCACAGGGACCTGTTGTTGAGCAGTTTGCTCCTGCCGACCAGTCAACCAGCGATTGGTTCCGCATCAAGGATATCGAGAGTGTTATTTCGCTGAAGGCTGAGACACACAACTTCCCCACAACTGTAGAGCCCTTCAACGGAGCTGCTACAGGTACTGGTGGTGAAATCCGCGACCGTATGGGTGGTGGTGTTGGTTCGTGGCCTATCGCTGGTACAGCTGTTTATATGACTGCTTATCCTCGTTTGACCGACGATGACAAGCTGACTCGTGACTGGGAGAGTATTCTGCCTGTTCGCCAGTGGCTGTATCAGACACCTGAGCAGATTCTGATTAAGGCTTCGAATGGCGCTTCTGACTTCGGAAACAAGTTCGGTCAGCCACTGATTTGTGGTTCTGTATTAACTTTCGAGCATCAGGAACCAAACGATACCAAGTATGCTTACGATAAGGTTATTATGCTGGCTGGTGGTGTAGGTTATGGCACTAAGCGCGACTGTCTGAAGAAGGAACCTCAGCCCGGCAACAAGGTTGTAGTGGTTGGTGGTGATAACTATCGCATTGGTCTTGGTGGTGGTTCTGTATCATCAGTAGATACAGGTCGCTACAGCAATGGTATCGAGCTGAATGCCGTTCAGCGTGCTAACCCTGAGATGCAGAAGCGTGCTTACAACCTGGTTCGTGCTCTCTGCGAGGAGGATGTGAACCCCGTTGTTTCTATTCACGACCACGGTTCAGCCGGTCACCTCAACTGTCTGTCTGAGCTCGTTGAGGAGTGTGGTGGTGAGATTGATATGACCAAGTTGCCTATCGGTGACAAGACTCTTTCTAGTAAGGAAATCATTGCTAACGAGAGTCAGGAGCGTATGGGACTGCTCATTGATGAGAAGCATATTGACCATGTTCGTAAGATTGCTGAGCGCGAGCGTGCTCCACTGTATGTAGTAGGTGAGACTACAGGCGATGCCCACTTCTCATTCAAGCAGGGCGATGGTGTGAAACCATTCGATTTGGATGTGGCTCAGATGTTTGGTCACTCACCTAAGACTATTATGAAGGATAATACTGTAGAGCGTCACTATGCTGACGTAACCTACAGTCAGGATAAGATTAACGAATATCTTGACCGTGTGCTTCAGCTGGAGGCTGTGGCTTGTAAGGACTGGTTGACAAATAAGGTTGACCGTTCTGTAACTGGAAAAATTGCACGCCAGCAGTGTCAGGGTGAAATCCAGTTGCCATTGAGCGACTGCGGTGTTGTTGCCCTCGACTATCGTGGCGAGAAGGGTATTGCTACAGCCCTTGGACACGCACCTCAAGCAGGTCTGGCTGATCCCGCTGCAGGTTCAGTGCTCTCTGTAGCTGAGGCTCTCACAAATATCGTTTGGGCTCCATTGGCTGAGGGTATGGATTCGCTCTCACTTTCTGCCAACTGGATGTGGCCTTGTCGCTCTCAGGAGGGTGAGGATGCCCGCTTGTATGCTGGTGTTAAGGCGCTGAGCGATT
This region of Prevotella sp. E13-27 genomic DNA includes:
- a CDS encoding nucleoside deaminase, which produces MTDEQYMQRALDEARKAEAKGEIPIGAVVVCKDRIIARAHNLTETLCDVTAHAEMQAITMAANELGGKYLTDCTLYVTVEPCPMCAGAIGWAQVPRIVYGAPDEKRGFRRFAPDVLHPKATVVGGVLEDECREIMQQFFKNKR
- a CDS encoding MIP family channel protein, whose translation is MKKYFAELVGTFVLTFLGCGAAVALGCGSDTASVVGTAIAFGLAVVAMAYTIGGISGCHINPAITLGVFINGGISAKDCAMYMVFQIIGAVLAAACLAGIVATDPSAVITTATGANACAYGTTNGLIVEIVLTMLFVLVVLGATSKTNGATNNFAGLAIGLSLILIHLVGIHFTGTSVNPARSIGPALFEQGQALAELWVFIVGPLVGGVLAACIWKFIAPAE
- the purL gene encoding phosphoribosylformylglycinamidine synthase; translated protein: MILFFKTPQQSVIATEVDHQLNQQEIDELCWLYGGATLEKADKLTGVFVGPRREMVTPWSTNAVEITQNMGLSGISRIEEYFAVASKDAEHDEMLQRMYEGLNQDIFTINIKPEPIKYVDNLEEYNEKEGLALSPEEIEYLHGLEKQNGRPLTDSEIFGFAQINSEHCRHKIFGGTFIIDGKEMESSLFAMIKKTTQENPNKILSAYKDNVAFAQGPVVEQFAPADQSTSDWFRIKDIESVISLKAETHNFPTTVEPFNGAATGTGGEIRDRMGGGVGSWPIAGTAVYMTAYPRLTDDDKLTRDWESILPVRQWLYQTPEQILIKASNGASDFGNKFGQPLICGSVLTFEHQEPNDTKYAYDKVIMLAGGVGYGTKRDCLKKEPQPGNKVVVVGGDNYRIGLGGGSVSSVDTGRYSNGIELNAVQRANPEMQKRAYNLVRALCEEDVNPVVSIHDHGSAGHLNCLSELVEECGGEIDMTKLPIGDKTLSSKEIIANESQERMGLLIDEKHIDHVRKIAERERAPLYVVGETTGDAHFSFKQGDGVKPFDLDVAQMFGHSPKTIMKDNTVERHYADVTYSQDKINEYLDRVLQLEAVACKDWLTNKVDRSVTGKIARQQCQGEIQLPLSDCGVVALDYRGEKGIATALGHAPQAGLADPAAGSVLSVAEALTNIVWAPLAEGMDSLSLSANWMWPCRSQEGEDARLYAGVKALSDFCCDLHINVPTGKDSLSLSQQYPNGEKIISPGTVIVSAGGEVSDIKKVVSPVLVNDKNASLYHIDFSFDEQRLGGSAFAQSLGKVGDDVPTVKNAEYFADAFMAVQEMINRGWIMAGHDISAGGLITTLLEMCFANTKGGMHINLHDICADGDVVKTLFAENPGVVIEVSDKYKQEFKEFMEEQGIGYAKIGYPVEDSREIVVVYPSKTSETSSTSFDIDALRDVWYKTSYLLDRKQSFNGKAKERFENYKKQPIEMKFNKDFTGTLEQYGLNPDRWKNSQLSTLNSQLPKAAIIREKGTNGEREMAYCLYLAGFDVKDVMMTDLISGRETLEDINMIVFCGGFSNSDVLGSAKGWAGAFLFNPKAKEALDKFYARKDTLSLGICNGCQLMVELGLTGAAGAKMLHNDSHKFESEFISLSIPQNNSVMFGSLSGNKLGLWVAHGEGKFSLPEAESAYNVIAKYNYAGYPANPNGSDYNVAGICSADGRHLCMMPHLERAVFPWQNAWYPADRRNDEVTPWIEAFVNARKWVEERI
- a CDS encoding class II fructose-bisphosphate aldolase gives rise to the protein MVNYKDLGLVNTREMFKRAVAGGYAIPAFNFNTMEQMQAIVQAAVETKSPVIMQVSKGARNYANATILRYMAEGAVAYAKELGCEHPEIVLHLDHGDTFELCKDCIDMGFSSVMIDGSSLPYEENIALAKKVVDYAHQFDVTVEAELGVLAGVEDEVAAAESHYTKPEEVIDFSTRTGCDSLAISIGTSHGAHKFTPEQCTLVNGVLVPPPLAFDILHEIEKKLPGFPIVLHGSSSVPMEEVNTINKYGGHLEAAIGIPEEQLREASKSAVCKINIDSDSRLAMTAAIRKHLAEHPGDFDPRQYLKPARENMKKMYIHKIVNVLGSDGKLAQ